One part of the Luteibacter yeojuensis genome encodes these proteins:
- a CDS encoding methyltransferase domain-containing protein yields MRDTPDWLRDERQWRDRMRDARGDAPRRYRLVERSSEARQPYFLLRHRDRQWLGRRSVMDSPAGPSLSNRIHATHLLGDRLDMSLCSEMLLFDFTLRTATEAEGFLREASGDPSSDLVFPFPPLDAGGREAVCPPAFWARLASRPARLAEDELHMRSLCADTLARWLRPGAVVRDPACSTGDFVAAMAASCPLLRFEGSDISASMIDTARTRHAGSAVAFEVADATGTGMASCDGLIVRFLNAEVVTRAQALAIFDRLVVTVRPGGIVILFGHTPLLVPVRGQAAMHGLRVVQCSAALPEGPALVQYYVLEVPDMGRRPPSSRGRDAHVLCRKA; encoded by the coding sequence ATGCGCGATACGCCTGACTGGCTCCGCGACGAGCGGCAATGGCGCGACCGCATGCGCGACGCACGCGGCGACGCGCCACGGCGGTACCGGCTCGTCGAGCGATCGTCCGAGGCGCGACAGCCCTACTTCCTGCTGCGGCATCGCGATAGGCAGTGGCTGGGACGCAGGTCGGTCATGGACTCGCCCGCCGGCCCCTCGTTGTCGAACCGCATCCATGCAACGCACCTGCTTGGCGACCGACTCGACATGTCGTTGTGCAGCGAGATGCTCCTCTTCGATTTCACCCTGCGCACGGCCACGGAGGCCGAGGGGTTCCTGCGCGAGGCTTCCGGCGATCCTTCGAGCGATCTCGTCTTTCCCTTCCCTCCGCTCGACGCCGGCGGCCGCGAAGCGGTCTGTCCACCGGCGTTCTGGGCGCGCCTCGCCTCGCGGCCGGCGCGCCTCGCCGAGGACGAGCTACATATGCGCTCCCTGTGTGCGGATACCCTGGCGCGGTGGCTGCGTCCCGGCGCGGTGGTGCGCGACCCGGCATGTTCCACCGGTGATTTCGTCGCCGCGATGGCCGCGAGCTGCCCCCTCTTGCGCTTCGAAGGCAGCGATATCTCGGCGAGCATGATCGACACCGCAAGGACACGGCACGCCGGCAGCGCGGTGGCCTTCGAGGTGGCCGACGCCACCGGAACAGGAATGGCATCGTGCGACGGCCTCATCGTGCGCTTCCTCAATGCCGAGGTCGTCACTCGCGCGCAGGCCTTGGCGATCTTCGACCGCCTCGTGGTTACCGTGCGTCCCGGCGGCATCGTCATACTCTTCGGACACACCCCCCTGCTCGTCCCGGTTCGCGGGCAGGCAGCCATGCACGGCCTGCGCGTCGTCCAGTGCAGCGCGGCGCTCCCGGAGGGCCCGGCGCTCGTCCAGTATTACGTGCTGGAGGTTCCCGACATGGGCAGGAGACCACCTTCCTCCAGAGGTCGGGATGCGCACGTACTCTGCCGAAAGGCATAG
- a CDS encoding ArnT family glycosyltransferase — MPHILSHFDGPVRRPWLWMGLVAFVAVLLPAVPVDETRYLTVAWELQHSDGFAWLTLNGRPYLDKPPLLFWLIGLAWQLLGHSIWAARMVSLAAAAGTIALLGAIERRLVAGGQNPPLAPWILLPFVLFDAFSGSIMFDVPLCFFVAGSLLALIHWLRDGHGTALVLLFACAALGMLMKGPVVAVHLIGPILLSPWWNAPHPARPWRIGLALVALLLSCLPLAWWAASAAAEVDHVPVVETLRHQAFGRVTDSFAHRRGPYWYLLLLPLLSLPWILWIRWRPFARGARDARRDPRLRFGIASSAVALLLFSLISGKQVHYLLPLLPGASLILAAIVAAQPETIAHRRPVYAILLAAAACAWPVALALSGRSEHAGWLSTAAAAFALLALATFVSARRHRGIEATSVASLCIVVALLLQLGTVLGRSPNVDDLAGYVRDLRQRGVPLVALDDEPGMVGFLARLPEPLPVVDAADAARWATENPGGVALIHGGKSQPPAGALLVVKLADGWEGLVPAPIVRRGAY, encoded by the coding sequence ATGCCGCACATCCTCAGCCATTTCGATGGGCCGGTACGCCGTCCATGGCTATGGATGGGTCTTGTCGCCTTCGTCGCGGTCCTTCTTCCGGCGGTCCCCGTCGACGAGACGCGGTATCTCACCGTCGCATGGGAGCTTCAGCACAGCGACGGTTTCGCGTGGCTGACCTTGAACGGCCGCCCCTACCTGGACAAGCCGCCGCTCCTTTTCTGGCTGATCGGACTCGCCTGGCAGCTGTTGGGCCATTCGATCTGGGCGGCGCGCATGGTCTCGCTCGCGGCGGCGGCGGGAACCATAGCGCTGCTCGGCGCGATCGAGCGGCGGCTGGTCGCCGGCGGCCAGAACCCGCCGCTCGCACCGTGGATCCTGCTTCCCTTCGTCCTCTTCGATGCGTTCTCGGGCAGCATCATGTTCGACGTGCCGCTGTGCTTCTTCGTCGCCGGCAGCCTGCTTGCCCTGATCCACTGGCTGCGCGACGGGCACGGCACCGCCCTCGTGTTGCTGTTCGCCTGCGCGGCGCTGGGCATGCTGATGAAAGGCCCGGTCGTCGCGGTGCACCTGATCGGTCCGATCCTGCTGAGCCCCTGGTGGAACGCTCCCCATCCGGCGAGACCCTGGCGCATCGGACTGGCGCTCGTCGCACTCCTGCTGTCCTGCCTTCCGCTGGCCTGGTGGGCCGCGAGCGCCGCGGCGGAAGTCGACCATGTGCCGGTCGTCGAGACGTTGCGCCACCAGGCATTCGGCCGGGTGACCGACAGTTTCGCGCATCGTCGCGGCCCGTACTGGTACCTGTTGCTTTTACCGCTGCTTTCCCTGCCCTGGATCCTGTGGATTCGCTGGCGGCCTTTCGCACGCGGAGCGCGCGACGCACGTCGGGATCCCCGCCTGCGTTTCGGCATCGCCTCGTCGGCCGTCGCGCTGCTGCTGTTCTCCCTCATCAGCGGCAAGCAGGTGCATTACCTGCTTCCGTTGCTGCCGGGAGCCTCGCTGATCCTCGCCGCCATCGTGGCCGCGCAACCGGAGACGATCGCCCATCGCCGCCCGGTTTACGCGATCCTTCTCGCCGCCGCGGCATGCGCGTGGCCCGTCGCCCTCGCGTTGTCGGGAAGGAGTGAGCACGCCGGATGGTTATCCACGGCGGCGGCGGCTTTCGCCTTGCTGGCCCTTGCGACGTTCGTCTCGGCACGCCGCCACCGTGGGATCGAGGCGACCTCGGTGGCTTCGCTGTGCATCGTGGTCGCACTGTTGCTTCAGCTCGGCACGGTGCTCGGGCGATCGCCCAACGTCGACGACCTTGCCGGATACGTTCGCGACCTGCGCCAGCGCGGCGTGCCCCTGGTCGCCCTCGACGACGAACCCGGCATGGTCGGGTTCCTCGCCCGGCTGCCCGAGCCCCTGCCTGTCGTCGATGCGGCCGATGCCGCCCGGTGGGCGACCGAGAACCCCGGGGGTGTCGCCCTGATCCACGGAGGAAAGAGCCAGCCACCCGCCGGAGCGCTTCTCGTCGTGAAGCTGGCGGACGGCTGGGAAGGCCTGGTGCCTGCGCCGATAGTGCGCCGTGGCGCCTATTGA
- a CDS encoding YcaO-like family protein, producing MIPFEREFPLAAARARIEAALADHGLRWRATVHGEALHATLVELFDAEGRPLCTGVGKGDAETALVGGLFEAFEHHLALHDACSAHHVLTPAARVPQGLGKAIDALLAEQPESSMACRVYADFFHGGAALYPLALARPTYIDDPAPGDDFDYASLRRYACNSGTAIGSTPTEASLHAMNEAIERDDVSHFLRAHFHDRDDEALRVVDRRTVERDIERLWSLAERELGQDAILLDISSHKSAHTFLAFAPTCPHPVHVYGSGSSARASHGMRRALSELVQMHVMAQVAPAVANDLIRAELRLRPWPRLHRACVADLPARFDAARRQHVTPRNTASAGSVAAQLSQGMRGLRDEGYSPLVHTIHCRHGDIALCQVLVPGFEHYHIVGHGNLVVPSFPIRRASHARYA from the coding sequence ATGATTCCATTCGAACGCGAATTCCCATTAGCCGCCGCCCGCGCACGCATCGAGGCCGCCCTCGCCGACCACGGGCTGCGCTGGCGCGCGACGGTCCACGGCGAAGCCCTGCATGCCACCCTGGTCGAACTGTTCGATGCGGAAGGCAGGCCCTTGTGCACGGGCGTGGGGAAGGGCGATGCGGAAACAGCGCTCGTCGGCGGGTTGTTCGAAGCCTTCGAACATCATCTCGCGCTGCACGATGCATGCTCCGCGCACCATGTGCTGACGCCGGCGGCACGGGTTCCCCAGGGACTGGGCAAGGCGATCGACGCCCTGCTCGCCGAGCAGCCGGAAAGCTCGATGGCCTGCCGCGTCTATGCCGACTTCTTCCATGGCGGCGCGGCGCTGTATCCGCTCGCCCTCGCCCGCCCCACCTATATCGACGATCCCGCCCCCGGCGACGACTTCGACTATGCGAGCCTTCGCCGTTATGCCTGCAACAGCGGCACGGCTATCGGGTCCACGCCCACGGAGGCGAGCCTGCACGCGATGAACGAAGCCATCGAACGCGACGACGTTTCCCATTTTCTGCGCGCGCATTTCCACGACCGCGACGACGAGGCACTGCGCGTGGTCGACCGGCGGACCGTCGAGCGCGACATCGAGCGGCTCTGGTCGCTGGCAGAGCGCGAACTGGGTCAGGATGCCATCCTGCTCGACATTTCCTCGCACAAGTCCGCGCACACCTTCCTGGCCTTCGCCCCCACCTGTCCCCACCCCGTGCACGTCTACGGAAGCGGCAGCTCCGCGCGGGCATCGCATGGCATGCGCCGCGCCCTGAGCGAACTGGTGCAGATGCATGTCATGGCGCAGGTCGCGCCGGCCGTGGCGAACGACCTGATCCGCGCGGAGTTACGCCTCCGTCCGTGGCCGCGACTGCACCGGGCCTGCGTCGCCGACCTTCCCGCGCGATTCGACGCGGCACGGCGGCAGCATGTAACGCCACGGAACACCGCCTCCGCCGGCAGCGTCGCCGCGCAGCTGTCGCAAGGCATGCGCGGGCTGCGTGACGAGGGTTATTCGCCACTCGTCCACACGATCCACTGCCGCCATGGCGATATCGCGTTGTGCCAGGTCCTCGTGCCCGGCTTCGAGCATTACCATATCGTCGGACACGGCAACCTCGTGGTTCCCTCCTTCCCGATCCGACGTGCCAGCCATGCGCGATACGCCTGA